A single region of the Eleginops maclovinus isolate JMC-PN-2008 ecotype Puerto Natales chromosome 16, JC_Emac_rtc_rv5, whole genome shotgun sequence genome encodes:
- the LOC134878680 gene encoding protein Tob2 produces the protein MHLEVKVALNFIVSYLYNKLPRRRADLFGEELERILMSRFEGHWYPEAPLRGSAFRCIHLGAPTDPVVELAAKRSGLDTEEVRANVPAELSVWIDPYEVSYQIGEKGAVKVLYLEDPPGLGCDSERPEGPIREGDAEAEEAKSLGFNPDAQVFVPIGSQASPSLMPSLSSSPTPMSNALFSYPSSSTPTDPAAHSSNTSTPSPPSGGLPYLSAQQPPSAIPAARPQPITFTTASFAATKFGSTKMKKCSGAGSTASSGAVIPPTQRMLTRSPTAILAPDLLKHKPLSLSLHSLGGAPIASQLSPNAKEFVYPGSPGALYFETDSQPMQPHASPFHAPHTNPSFDPFSSPPPAPSVGIIGSNGGIPYMEKPPFVEGLGSYNLQYPSQSFQPVVLAN, from the exons ATGCATCTCGAGGTGAAGGTCGCCCTCAACTTCATCGTGTCCTACTTGTACAACAAATTGCCTCGACGCCGGGCGGACCTGTTCGGcgaggagctggagaggataCTGATGTCTCGGTTCGAGGGTCACTGGTACCCCGAAGCCCCTCTTAGAGGTTCTGCTTTTCGCTGTATTCACCTCGGAGCCCCGACAGACCCCGTGGTGGAGTTAGCCGCCAAGAGGAGTGGACTGGACACCGAGGAGGTTCGTGCAAATGTTCCTGCAGAGCTCAGCGTGTGGATCGACCCGTACGAGGTTTCCTACCAGATCGGAGAAAAGGGGGCGGTGAAGGTTCTCTACCTGGAGGACCCTCCTGGGCTCGGGTGTGACAGCGAGAGGCCTGAGGGGCCGATCAGAGAGG GAGACGCAGAGGCGGAGGAGGCCAAGAGTTTGGGGTTCAACCCGGACGCTCAGGTGTTCGTGCCGATTGGGAGCCAGGCATCCCCCTCCCTCATGCCGTCGCTCTCCAGCTCCCCCACACCGATGTCCAACGCCCTCTTCAGCTACCCTAGCTCCAGCACGCCCACCGACCCCGCCGCCCACTCCTCCAATACCTCCACCCCTTCTCCTCCCAGCGGCGGGCTGCCCTACCTCTCCGCTCAGCAGCCGCCCTCCGCCATCCCTGCCGCCCGCCCTCAGCCCATCACCTTTACCACCGCCAGCTTCGCTGCCACCAAATTTGGCTCGACCAAGATGAAGAAGTGCAGTGGGGCCGGGTCGACGGCCAGCTCCGGCGCCGTCATCCCGCCCACCCAGAGGATGCTTACTCGCTCCCCCACCGCCATCTTGGCGCCGGACCTGCTCAAGCACAAGCCCCTGTCGCTGTCCTTGCACTCCCTCGGAGGAGCTCCCATCGCCAGCCAGCTCTCCCCCAATGCCAAAGAGTTCGTCTACCCAGGATCGCCGGGCGCCCTTTACTTCGAAACCGACTCCCAGCCCATGCAGCCTCACGCCAGCCCGTTCCATGCGCCCCACACCAACCCGTCCTTTGACCCCTTCTCCAGCCCTCCCCCAGCCCCCAGCGTGGGCATCATCGGGAGCAACGGGGGAATCCCCTACATGGAGAAGCCGCCGTTCGTGGAGGGGCTAGGAAGCTACAACCTGCAATACCCCAGCCAGTCCTTCCAGCCGGTCGTGCTGGCCAACTAA
- the LOC134877823 gene encoding aconitate hydratase, mitochondrial-like, whose product MASYCLTVTRLRLALGSGARRLHVSSAFSAKVAMSRFEPNSSVNYGKLHENINIVRQRLGRPLTLSEKIVYGHLDDPVGQDIARGRTYLRLRPDRVAMQDATAQMAMLQFISSGLPRVAVPSTIHCDHLIEAQIGGVEDLQRAKEVNEEVYNFLASAGAKYGVGFWKPGSGIIHQIILENYAYPGVMLIGTDSHTPNGGGLGSICIGVGGADAVDVMAGIPWELKCPNVIGVKLTGSLSGWTSPKDVILKVAGILTVKGGTGAIVEYHGPGVDSISCTGMATICNMGAEIGATTSVFPYNHRMKTYLEKTGRGEIAVFADQFKDDLVPDKGCEYDQVIEINLSELKPHINGPFTPDLAHPVSEIGVTAKKSGWPLEVKVGLIGSCTNSSYEDMGRAASLAKQALDKGLKCKAQFTVTPGSEQIRATIERDGYAKILSDVGGIVLANACGPCIGQWDRKDVKKGEKNTIVTSYNRNFTARNDANPATHAFVTSPEIVTAMAIAGTLDFNPETDYLTAANGEKFKLEPPTGDELPSRDFDPGQDTYQHPPAEGTSLKVNVSPSSNRLQLLEPFDRWHGKDMEEMRVLIKVKGKCTTDHISAAGPWLKFRGHLDNISNNMLIGAVNIDNEAINKVKNLLTGEFGGVPDVARHYKANGVNWVVVGDDNYGEGSSREHAALEPRHLGGRAIIVKSFARIHETNLKKQGLLPLTFADPKDYDKIRPDDKISITGLKTFAPGKSLTAVIKHSDGSQESITLNHTFNETQIEWFQAGSALNRMKELQ is encoded by the exons ATGGCGTCTTACTGTTTGACTGTCACCAGACTGCGG CTGGCCCTCGGAAGCGGGGCGAGGCGTCTACATGTCTCCTCGGCCTTCAGCGCCAAGGTGGCCATGAGCCGCTTTGAGCCCAACAGCAGCGTGAACTATGGGAAGCTGCACGAGAACATCAACATTGTGCGCCAAAG GCTCGGCCGTCCTCTCACTCTGTCGGAGAAGATCGTGTACGGTCATCTGGACGATCCAGTGGGGCAGGATATCGCCCGTGGCCGCACCTACCTGCGCCTGCGTCCCGACCGCGTGGCCATGCAGGACGCCACGGCTCAGATGGCAATGCTTCAGTTCATCAGCAGCGGTTTGCCCAGGGTGGCTGTTCCCTCCACCATCCACTGCGATCATCTGATCGAGGCCCAGATCGGAGGGGTGGAGGACCTGCAGAGGGCCAAG gaagtaaacgaGGAAGTGTACAACTTCCTGGCCTCGGCTGGGGCCAAGTACGGAGTGGGCTTCTGGAAACCCGGATCAGGAATCATCCATCAG ATCATCCTGGAGAACTATGCATACCCTGGAGTGATGCTGATCGGTACAGACTCACACACTCCCAATGGCGGTGGCCTCGGCTCCATTTGTATCGGAGTGGGAGGAGCGGACGCTGTGGACGTCATGGCAGGAATCCCCTGGGAGCTCAAGTGTCCCAAT GTGATCGGAGTGAAGCTGACAGGAAGTCTGTCTGGATGGACCTCTCCGAAGGACGTCATCCTGAAAGTGGCCGGCATCCTGACGGTGAAGGGCGGCACCGGAGCCATCGTGGAGTATCACGGACCGGGAGTGGACTCCATCTCCTGCACAG gAATGGCCACAATCTGTAACATGGGCGCTGAGATCGGAGCCACCACCTCCGTTTTCCCGTACAACCACCGCATGAAGACGTACTTGGAGAAAACCGGCCGTGGAG AGATCGCTGTATTTGCCGATCAGTTCAAAGACGACTTGGTTCCAGATAAGGGCTGTGAATACGACCAGGTCATCGAGATCAACCTGAGTGAG TTGAAGCCCCACATCAACGGGCCCTTCACCCCCGACCTGGCCCACCCTGTGTCTGAAATCGGGGTCACGGCTAAGAAGAGCGGCTGGCCCCTGGAGGTGAAAGTCG GTCTGATTGGCAGCTGCACCAACTCCAGCTACGAAGACATGGGCAGGGCGGCGTCTCTGGCCAAACAAGCTCTGGATAAAGGTCTGAAGTGCAAGGCCCAGTTCACTGTCACCCCCGGCTCCGAGCAGATCCGCGCCACCATCGAGAGAGACGGATAT GCGAAGATCCTGAGTGATGTCGGTGGGATTGTCCTTGCTAATGCGTGTGGACCCTGCATCGGACAGTGGGACAG GAAGGATGTAAAGAAGGGAGAGAAGAATACAATCGTCACCTCCTACAACAGGAACTTCACCGCCAGGAATGATGCTAACCCTGCTACTCATGCTTTCGTCACCTCCCCTGAG ATCGTCACAGCCATGGCCATCGCCGGGACCCTCGACTTCAACCCAGAGACCGACTACTTGACCGCTGCCAACGGAGAGAAGTTCAAGCTGGAGCCCCCCACCGGTGACGAGCTTCCCTCCAGAGACTTCGACCCCGGCCAGGACACCTACCAGCACCCCCCCGCCGAGGGTACCTCACTGAAG GTGAACGTGAGCCCCTCCAGTAACCGTCTGCAGCTGCTGGAACCCTTCGACAGGTGGCACGGAAAAGACATGGAGGAAATGAGGGTCCTCATCAAG GTGAAGGGGAAGTGCACCACCGACCACATCAGCGCCGCCGGGCCCTGGCTGAAGTTCCGCGGTCACCTGGACAACATCTCCAACAACATGCTGATCGGAGCCGTCAACATCGACAACGAGGCCATCAACAAGGTGAAGAACCTGCTGACGGGGGAGTTCGGAGGGGTGCCTGACGTGGCCCGCCACTACAAG GCCAACGGAGTTAACTGGGTGGTTGTGGGAGACGATAACTACGGAGAGGGATCCAGCCGAGAGCACGCCGCCCTGGAGCCTCGTCACCTCGGAGGACGCGCCATCATCGTCAAGAGCTTCGCCAGAATCCACG aGACCAACCTGAAGAAGCAGGGCCTGTTGCCTCTGACGTTTGCCGACCCCAAAGACTACGACAAAATCCGCCCCGATGACAAGATCTCAATCACCGGGCTGAAGACCTTTGCTCCCGGCAAG TCCCTGACAGCCGTGATCAAGCACAGCGACGGCAGCCAGGAGTCGATCACTCTGAACCACACTTTCAACGAGACGCAGATCGAGTGGTTCCAGGCCGGCTCCGCCCTCAACAGAATGAAGGAGCTCCAGTAA
- the polr3h gene encoding DNA-directed RNA polymerase III subunit RPC8, which yields MFVLVEMVDTVRIPPWNFQRQLNDAIAEELNKKLANKVVYNVGLCVCLYDITKLDDSYIFPGDGASHTKVNFRYVVFHPFLDEILLGKIKYCSQEGVHVTMGFFDDILIPPESLQQPAKFDEAEQVWLWEYETDEGAHDLYMDQGEDIRFRVTDEMFVDTSPTGPAAAETPAQPGQSTAPPAEEVVEKKEAPYTLIGTICDPGLGLLSWWNS from the exons ATGTTCGTGTTGGTGGAGATGGTGGACACTGTCAGGATCCCTCCGTGGAACTTCCAGAGGCAACTCAACGACGCCATAGCAGAGGAGCTCAACAAGAAACTGGCCAACAAg GTGGTCTACAACGTCGGTCTCTGCGTCTGCCTGTACGACATCACTAAACTGGACGACTCCTATATCTTTCCAGGAGACGGAGCCTCACACACCAAAG tTAACTTTAGGTATGTTGTTTTTCACCCTTTCCTCGATGAAATCCTACTCGGCAAAATCAAGTATTGCAGCCAAGAAGGAGTTCACG TGACAATGGGCTTCTTCGACGACATCCTCATTCCTCCAGAGTCTCTTCAACAGCCAGCAAAATT TGACGAAGCGGAGCAGGTCTGGCTCTGGGAATACGAGACGGACGAGGGGGCCCACGACCTCTACATGGACCAGGGGGAGGACATCCGTTTCCGGGTGACAGATGAAATGTTTGTGGACACGTCGCCAACGGGACCGGCCGCCGCAGAAACACCAGCACAACCCGGACAGTCGACGGCGCCGCCAGCAGAGGAGGTCGTGGAGAAGAAAGAGGCGCCGTACACTCTGATC GGGACCATCTGTGACCCGGGGCTGGGGCTGCTGTCCTGGTGGAACAGTTAG